One Abditibacteriota bacterium genomic window, TAAGAGGCCCTCCTTGCCGTAAACTGCGCTGCCGAGGCAGGTGATAACGGGCTTTTGCAGTTTGCCGGGGAAGGAGACCGGGATATCTGTCTGCTCCTCCTTGTCCGAGTAGTCCGGCAGGGCTTCAGTGGGCCGCGCCCGGACGTTGCGGCTCGTGAGCAGAAAGACCCAGTCGCTCTCGTTGGGCTTCTCCGGCACCCGATAGGCGCCGTCCGCGGCCCGGATATTGGAGCCTGCGGGTATATATTTGCCCGTGAGAGGGTCGTACCAAAAGGCTTTGTAGCGCTGCCGGGGGTCCAGACCCCTGACGGAGCCTGTGGACAGGTCGTTGTTGCAAAAATACGCCACGGCCTTGCTGCCGTCCTCCGAGGAAGCCAGGACCTTCTCTTCGTCAAAGTCCGAGTAAGCCCTGTCGTCAAAGCGGGGGACGAGGGTCTCAAAGCCCACGGCCTTCATAAAGGAGGCCAGATAGCTCATCTCAAAGGAGCCGGGCTTGCCGAGCCCCATATACCAGGGTTCCGTGCTGAAGCTGCCCATCCAGCCCGTGTCGCCAATGGTGGACCAGCAGTTGGCCCATATGCCCGTGACGCCGTAGGTGAAGCCGCAGCTGCCGCACAGGACCGCCTTCCAGGCGGAGTGGCGGGAGGCTTCGTAGCCGTTGAAGCCGCCGCAATAGATGTCTTCGTAATTGGCCTCCGACTCCACAAAGGGCTTGGGCCGGCCGTCGGGGCCTCGGGTGTCCCAATAGCCCTTGTAGACGCTCTTGGGGCTGACGTAGGTGCCGTGGCCGTTCTGCAGGGTGAAAAACCCGTGCCAGCTCATGCCGTTCAGCTCCCGGACGTAGGAATTGTCCGCCTGTATGGGGAACATGTGGGCGCTCTGAGGATGGCCGTAGCCGTCTCCGGCCCGGGTGATCCCGGCGGTGCGGACCCAAGAGGCGAACTGGGGCTCTCCCGTGATCTCCTGAGCGGTGATCCATATGACGGGATAGGCGGCGTAGCGGGCGGTGAGATAGCGGGCGAGCCTGTCCAGATCCTCGCCGCTCATGGCTTCCGTGGTGATGGCGTGGACTCCGAAGCCCAGAGCTATGACCATGCCCTTTTCGGCCAGATAGTCAAACATGGCGTCGTATTTTTCGCTGAAGACCCGGGTGTCCGGCTGCTTGTGCCGGATAGCCCACATGGAGGGCTCGGGATTGATCCCCAGCTGGCCGCCGCCGTCGCTCTCGGCGCTGTCAAAATAGGTCTGATATACGGTGAAGCCCTTCCGGAGCCGGTCGTCCACCTCGTGCCGGAACTGGTTTGAGCAGGAGCATCCGGGATAGTTGCACCGGGTCGTGGACACGTAGTTGGGGGCCTGCCAGTTGGTGTCTCCCAGCCAGAAAAAGGGAGTGCCGTCGTCATAGACAAAGCGCCGGCCGTCGTCGGAAATGCGCACGAAGCCGCGCCTGTCCAGCTCGGTCTTGCGGTCGTTTGGCACGGCGTTGATGGTGCCCCCGGCGCCTTCCAAGCCCCGGTTGTCCTTGTCGGAGCAATGGACCACGTAGTTCCAGTGCCCGAGCCTGGTGGGGGCAAAGCGCACCCTCCACTCGTCTCCTCCGTTCCAAAAGCCGTAGAGCCTGACGGTCTCTCCGCTCTCGTGAGTGAAGACCGCCTCTATCTCCGCCTCGGCGTAGGGGTTGTCATAGTGCTTCTGACTGAACACGCGCACGTCGTAAGTGTGCCACAGAGGGACCCGGGGCAGGGGCTTGGCCCCCGCCTGCCCGGCAAGGAGCACAAGAACCGTGAGCGTCATCCAGATAAGCATGATCTTCATATCATTCACCAAACTCCCGTATTTTGTCGCTGTACAGCCTGAAAAGATGTGACACTATCTTTTCTTCGTCGCCGCCGAAGTCAACACCGTAGGCATCCTCCACCGCCCGGTCGTTGGCCGTGTGCGCCTCTTTCAGGCTGGCAGGCATCAGGTCCGGGTCGTAGAGCTCCGCCAAAGTGTTGGAAAAGGTCTTTCTCACGTCGAGAATGTGTTGCGCCGCCTCCTCTATTCTTGCCATTTGTTCTTCCGATGGCTCCGGCCAAACGAAGTTATTATATACTATGTTGTTTGAGTAACTATAGTCATTTTTCAGCCTTCCTGCTACCCTGCGCATCCAGGCATTGTGGAATTGTGAAGTGAGCACTCCGAAGTGGTAGAGTCTGGCATTGGGGATCAATTTTGTCTTATTGCTGCAAAGATTATCAGGCGTGATATAGCCTATCGGGATATAATCTCTTCTTTCGGAGGATACCTCTGGAATAATGATCGAATTGCCGGCTGGCATGTTTTCCACATGGTAATTTCTCGGCTTTTGCGCTAGCATCCGTGTTTGCGCGCTGGTGCTGGCAAGCCTGTATTCCCGCACCTTGTTTATCCGCTCCATACAGAGAGGCAGTCCCAGAAGCTCCTGCTCCGACGCGGGAGCCAGATACAGGATATACCGTTTTTTCCCGTGCAGAAACTCTTCGGCCCCTATGAAGGGGTGCATGAACCGGGCCGCCCCGGGCTCCCGGCGCAGAAACTCGTCTTTTTCTTCTTCCGTAAAAATATAATTGCCGCCGTCTATAGGCTTGTTGCCTATGCCAATTTCAGGAATGTGGCACAGAGGCGTATTCCGGCTCCATATAAATACATCCGGGGCATTGGCCAAATAAGGGTTAATCCGTTGGGGATGCAAAATGGTGGCTTCCGAGTCCGGGCTGTCGTGATAGTATAATGTTTTGTCATCCACTTGTTTGGAAAAGCCGACTATGACAATAAACACGTGGGCAGGGTTTTCGGCTTCGTTGGTCCAGCGGAAGGTGTTGTGGGCAAAGTCTATATGCACGCCCAGATCCGTA contains:
- a CDS encoding class I SAM-dependent DNA methyltransferase, which gives rise to SLKQFFGIELNDFAVKVAETALWISRLQINGGTPLPGRDPEPDLPLTETARIVCANALRCDWNEVLPAERCSYILGNPPFLGARYQTPEQKAEIKEVFHNSRNCGNIDYVTGWYMKAAEYMKDYPVRAAFVSTNSICQGEQVANVWKPLTDLGVHIDFAHNTFRWTNEAENPAHVFIVIVGFSKQVDDKTLYYHDSPDSEATILHPQRINPYLANAPDVFIWSRNTPLCHIPEIGIGNKPIDGGNYIFTEEEKDEFLRREPGAARFMHPFIGAEEFLHGKKRYILYLAPASEQELLGLPLCMERINKVREYRLASTSAQTRMLAQKPRNYHVENMPAGNSIIIPEVSSERRDYIPIGYITPDNLCSNKTKLIPNARLYHFGVLTSQFHNAWMRRVAGRLKNDYSYSNNIVYNNFVWPEPSEEQMARIEEAAQHILDVRKTFSNTLAELYDPDLMPASLKEAHTANDRAVEDAYGVDFGGDEEKIVSHLFRLYSDKIREFGE
- a CDS encoding DUF4038 domain-containing protein encodes the protein MKIMLIWMTLTVLVLLAGQAGAKPLPRVPLWHTYDVRVFSQKHYDNPYAEAEIEAVFTHESGETVRLYGFWNGGDEWRVRFAPTRLGHWNYVVHCSDKDNRGLEGAGGTINAVPNDRKTELDRRGFVRISDDGRRFVYDDGTPFFWLGDTNWQAPNYVSTTRCNYPGCSCSNQFRHEVDDRLRKGFTVYQTYFDSAESDGGGQLGINPEPSMWAIRHKQPDTRVFSEKYDAMFDYLAEKGMVIALGFGVHAITTEAMSGEDLDRLARYLTARYAAYPVIWITAQEITGEPQFASWVRTAGITRAGDGYGHPQSAHMFPIQADNSYVRELNGMSWHGFFTLQNGHGTYVSPKSVYKGYWDTRGPDGRPKPFVESEANYEDIYCGGFNGYEASRHSAWKAVLCGSCGFTYGVTGIWANCWSTIGDTGWMGSFSTEPWYMGLGKPGSFEMSYLASFMKAVGFETLVPRFDDRAYSDFDEEKVLASSEDGSKAVAYFCNNDLSTGSVRGLDPRQRYKAFWYDPLTGKYIPAGSNIRAADGAYRVPEKPNESDWVFLLTSRNVRARPTEALPDYSDKEEQTDIPVSFPGKLQKPVITCLGSAVYGKEGLLNTDRALTDGDTETEWIPFAPEATQTIICDLREKKSVTGLRIIFGKGSFDPHVRIMGSVDGTDQTILADTKTGGKRMLSGDQQGGRFVFSRSLRGKYRYITVLVFRSADKDTPKTIAELELYAR